The Bombus huntii isolate Logan2020A chromosome 1, iyBomHunt1.1, whole genome shotgun sequence genome contains a region encoding:
- the LOC126872699 gene encoding iroquois-class homeodomain protein IRX-6-like, with the protein MSQFSFRGSPNLQCPVTVSSSLTSSAASPVSGTILSAGGSSLVSVAGTTTNHPLGVAAGLSNARMAVTSAVVRPPGSPTTSVSPSQGHPPPTTGGPTPTGRCCDTGRPIFTDPLTGQTVCSCQYEILGGYQRLGALPAALSMYSAPYAAAAAAAASEGMAAYFPPLGAEQAPFYTPTAASLDLKENLGAGAAAAWPYPSVYHPYDAAFATYPYNGYGMDLNGARRKNATRETTSTLKAWLNDHKKNPYPTKGEKIMLAIITKMTLTQVSTWFANARRRLKKENKMTWEPRNRVEDEDNNNDDDDSGRKSVDEKDRLDSKDSGTGSSEDGERPAHRMDSLGTSGGSTGVQGRTESEWSESRADSGPDSPECLYDQREPRHPLQLQHPAYLASSHGRLLRHPSPESTPPSSHLPPTTTASSTGSGVTTKPRIWSLADMASKDGEQQSPTPTAMTGLSSPYSGSGGGGGGVAGGGGGGGKLVSPLASRLPPHHPLHPAMHSGTQFVRHPDFYRNLYGASHLGSGDMALLETYSRTLGGLSGVMPPSTAPSILTTSASAVSASGNVKSFSINGASGVPGGGGVLLTTATSGLSPSSSSTTSSGGSDLSPHPSGSLPSTQELKSPGRV; encoded by the exons TGTCCTGTGACAGTGAGCTCGTCGCTGACGTCCTCTGCGGCCTCGCCGGTCTCCGGTACGATCCTGAGCGCAGGCGGTTCGTCGCTGGTCAGCGTAGCGGGCACCACCACGAATCATCCCCTGGGCGTAGCTGCCGGTCTATCGAACGCGAGGATGGCGGTGACCAGCGCGGTGGTTAGGCCGCCAGGTAGCCCAACCACGTCGGTCAGCCCGTCGCAGGGTCATCCGCCACCGACGACCGGCGGCCCAACGCCGACCGGACGGTGTTGCGACACCGGAAGACCCATTTTCACGGATCCGCTCACGGGTCAAACCGTCTGCTCCTGTCAGTACGAGATTCTCGGCGGTTATCAACGCCTGGGTGCGCTACCTGCTGCGCTCTCCATGTACAGCGCGCCGTACGCGGCAGCGGCGGCCGCCGCCGCCTCCGAGGGCATGGCAGCCTATTTTCCGCCCCTGGGGGCCGAACAGGCACCTTTCTACACGCCTACG GCTGCTAGCCTCGATCTGAAGGAAAATCTTGGAGCAGGAGCCGCGGCAGCGTGGCCTTATCCATCAGTGTACCATCCTTACGATGCCGCCTTCGCCACCTACCCGTACAACGG TTATGGGATGGATCTAAATGGCGCCAGACGAAAAAACGCGACGCGGGAAACGACGAGTACGTTAAAGGCCTGGTTGAACGATCATAAGAAGAATCCGTATCCAACAAAGGGCGAGAAAATCATGCTGGCCATTATCACGAAGATGACTCTGACTCAGGTGTCTACGTGGTTCGCGAATGCGCGGAGACGTTTGAAGAAAGAGAACAAGATGACATGGGAGCCGAGGAATAGGGTCGAGGACGAGGACAacaacaacgacgacgacgacagcGGAAGAAAAAGCGTGGACGAGAAAGACCGGCTAG ACTCAAAGGATTCGGGTACCGGATCAAGCGAGGACGGAGAACGACCGGCCCATCGGATGGACTCTCTTGGCACTAGTGGTGGGTCCACCGGTGTCCAAGGTAGAACCGAGAGCGAATGGAGCGAGTCGCGAGCAGATAGCGGTCCAGATAGCCCGGAGTGCCTATACGATCAGAGAGAGCCTAGGCATCCATTACAGCTTCAGCATCCCGCGTATCTTGCGTCGTCTCATGGTCGACTGCTGCGCCATCCTTCCCCGGAAAGCACGCCGCCCAGTAGTCATCTTCCACCGACCACGACCGCGTCGTCTACGGGCAGTGGAGTCACCACGAAACCGAGGATCTGGTCTTTGGCCGACATGGCGAGCAAGGACGGTGAACAGCAGAGTCCTACACCGACCGCAATGACTGGTCTCTCGTCTCCTTATAGCGGAAGCGGCGGAGGTGGTGGTGGAGTCGCAGGTGGAGGTGGCGGTGGCGGAAAGCTGGTGAGCCCTCTGGCGAGTCGTTTGCCACCTCATCATCCTCTTCATCCAGCTATGCACTCGGGAACGCAGTTCGTTCGGCATCCGGATTTCTACCGAAACCTCTACGGTGCTTCTCACCTTGGATCCGGAGATATGGCCTTGTTGGAAACTTATTCGAGAACCTTGGGCGGTCTGAGTGGGGTGATGCCTCCTTCCACGGCTCCCAGTATACTGACGACCTCCGCGTCGGCTGTGTCAGCGAGTGGTAATGTTAAATCTTTCTCGATCAACGGGGCTAGCGGTGTCCCCGGTGGAGGCGGCGTGCTTCTGACCACCGCGACTTCAGGCTTGTCTCCCTCGTCGTCGTCAACGACGTCCTCCGGTGGGTCCGATCTGTCGCCCCATCCGAGCGGAAGCCTGCCGTCTACGCAGGAGCTCAAGTCACCGGGGCGAGTGTGA